In Cicer arietinum cultivar CDC Frontier isolate Library 1 chromosome 7, Cicar.CDCFrontier_v2.0, whole genome shotgun sequence, a single window of DNA contains:
- the LOC101493135 gene encoding probable WRKY transcription factor 15 isoform X1 produces MAVELMTTGYRTDSFTAKAEENAVQEAASGLESVEKLIKLLSEARHKYQSPSSSSSFSPSNPNNPSFEIERDCRAVADVAVSKFKRVISLLERTRTGHARFRRAPLPQSPQNHPIQQTQQKKSKISESTIFNATPLQQIPPINLHRPFKDSSKTLNFSYSSSVAANSFISSLTGGEIDSKQPSSSSPAGTFQITNLSQVSSVGKPPLSSSLKRKCSSETLGSGKCGSSSSRCHCSKKSRKLRLKRVVRVPAISLKMADIPPDDYSWRKYGQKPIKGSPHPRGYYKCSSVRGCPARKHVERALDDASMLVVTYEGEHNHSLSAPDATNLILESS; encoded by the exons ATGGCAGTAGAACTGATGACAACAGGTTACAGAACCGACAGTTTCACAGCCAAAGCCGAAGAGAATGCTGTCCAAGAAGCAGCTTCCGGCTTAGAAAGCGTTGAAAAACTCATTAAATTACTATCCGAAGCTCGTCATAAATACCAATcaccttcatcttcatcttccttTTCCCCTTCAAATCCCAACAACCCTTCATTCGAAATCGAAAGAGATTGCAGAGCTGTTGCTGACGTGGCAGTTTCTAAGTTCAAACGCGTTATTTCACTTCTCGAAAGAACAAGAACAGGACACGCTCGTTTCAGAAGAGCACCTTTACCTCAATCTCCACAAAATCATCCAATTCAACAAACCCAACagaaaaaatccaaaatttctgAATCTACAATCTTCAACGCTACACCTTTGCAACAGATTCCACCAATTAATCTTCACCGACCTTTTAAGGATTCATCCAAGACtctgaatttttcatattcttctTCTGTTGCTGCTAATTCGTTTATTTCTTCGCTCACCGGCGGCGAAATTGATAGCAAGCAACCGTCGTCTTCGTCGCCGGCGGGGACTTTTCAGATCACGAATTTGTCTCAGGTTTCATCTGTTGGTAAGCCTCcactttcttcttctttgaaaAGGAAGTGTAGTTCTGAGACTTTGGGTTCTGGAAAGTGTGGTAGTTCTTCTAGTCGGTGTCATTGTTCTAAAAAAAG TAGGAAATTGAGATTGAAGAGGGTTGTTAGGGTTCCTGCAATAAGTTTGAAGATGGCTGATATTCCACCAGATGATTATTCTTGGAGGAAATATGGACAAAAACCTATTAAAGGTTCACCTCATCCAAG GGGTTACTACAAGTGCAGTAGTGTGAGAGGGTGTCCAGCTCGCAAACATGTAGAAAGAGCTTTGGATGATGCTTCTATGCTGGTAGTTACCTATGAAGGAGAGCACAATCACTCCCTTTCTGCACCTGATGCTACTAATCTCATTCTTGAATCATCATAA
- the LOC101493135 gene encoding probable WRKY transcription factor 15 isoform X2 gives MAVELMTTGYRTDSFTAKAEENAVQEAASGLESVEKLIKLLSEARHKYQSPSSSSSFSPSNPNNPSFEIERDCRAVADVAVSKFKRVISLLERTRTGHARFRRAPLPQSPQNHPIQQTQQKKSKISESTIFNATPLQQIPPINLHRPFKDSSKTLNFSYSSSVAANSFISSLTGGEIDSKQPSSSSPAGTFQITNLSQVSSVGKPPLSSSLKRKCSSETLGSGKCGSSSSRCHCSKKRKLRLKRVVRVPAISLKMADIPPDDYSWRKYGQKPIKGSPHPRGYYKCSSVRGCPARKHVERALDDASMLVVTYEGEHNHSLSAPDATNLILESS, from the exons ATGGCAGTAGAACTGATGACAACAGGTTACAGAACCGACAGTTTCACAGCCAAAGCCGAAGAGAATGCTGTCCAAGAAGCAGCTTCCGGCTTAGAAAGCGTTGAAAAACTCATTAAATTACTATCCGAAGCTCGTCATAAATACCAATcaccttcatcttcatcttccttTTCCCCTTCAAATCCCAACAACCCTTCATTCGAAATCGAAAGAGATTGCAGAGCTGTTGCTGACGTGGCAGTTTCTAAGTTCAAACGCGTTATTTCACTTCTCGAAAGAACAAGAACAGGACACGCTCGTTTCAGAAGAGCACCTTTACCTCAATCTCCACAAAATCATCCAATTCAACAAACCCAACagaaaaaatccaaaatttctgAATCTACAATCTTCAACGCTACACCTTTGCAACAGATTCCACCAATTAATCTTCACCGACCTTTTAAGGATTCATCCAAGACtctgaatttttcatattcttctTCTGTTGCTGCTAATTCGTTTATTTCTTCGCTCACCGGCGGCGAAATTGATAGCAAGCAACCGTCGTCTTCGTCGCCGGCGGGGACTTTTCAGATCACGAATTTGTCTCAGGTTTCATCTGTTGGTAAGCCTCcactttcttcttctttgaaaAGGAAGTGTAGTTCTGAGACTTTGGGTTCTGGAAAGTGTGGTAGTTCTTCTAGTCGGTGTCATTGTTCTAAAAAAAG GAAATTGAGATTGAAGAGGGTTGTTAGGGTTCCTGCAATAAGTTTGAAGATGGCTGATATTCCACCAGATGATTATTCTTGGAGGAAATATGGACAAAAACCTATTAAAGGTTCACCTCATCCAAG GGGTTACTACAAGTGCAGTAGTGTGAGAGGGTGTCCAGCTCGCAAACATGTAGAAAGAGCTTTGGATGATGCTTCTATGCTGGTAGTTACCTATGAAGGAGAGCACAATCACTCCCTTTCTGCACCTGATGCTACTAATCTCATTCTTGAATCATCATAA
- the LOC101493683 gene encoding uncharacterized protein, producing the protein MKPKPKPFSFLSHSHIHNNHLISFLGTKPYLLMAQTPTSPDSIQPQQSNLSLTGDSRVERAWAHWTNLGRPKLIVAPMVDNSELPFRLLCRKYGAQAAYTPMLHSRIFSETEKYRNEEFTTCKEDRPLFVQFCANDPDVLLEAARRVEPYCDYVDINLGCPQRIAKRGNYGAFLMDNLPLVKSLVEKLALNLQVPVSCKIRLFPKLEDTLKYARMLEEAGCLLLAVHGRTRDEKDGSKFRADWKAIKAVKDAVRIPVLANGNIRHMDDVKDCLEETGVEGVLSAETLLENPALFAGFRTAEWVSGCEGAFVDGKLDQADLLIEYLKLCEKYPVPWRIIRSHVHKLLGDWFSLQPHIREDFNKQYKLTFEFLYDMVDRLRDTGTRIPLYLKDTQMEPIESLHRSVQLSSNEHLEVQS; encoded by the exons ATGAAACCCAAACCCAAACCCTTTTCCTTCCTCTCTCACTCTCACATCCACAACAATCACCTCATCTCATTTCTCGGAACAAAACCATATCTACTCATGGCACAAACCCCAACTTCTCCTGATTCAATCCAACCCCAACAATCCAACCTTAGCCTCACCGGAGACTCTCGTGTTGAACGCGCCTGGGCTCATTGGACCAACTTGGGCCGGCCCAAATTGATAGTTGCCCCGATGGTCGACAATTCGGAGCTACCCTTCCGATTGCTGTGTCGCAAGTACGGTGCTCAGGCTGCTTACACTCCAATGTTACATTCTCGTATATTTTCCGAAACAGAAAAATATAGGAACGAAGAATTCACCACTTGCAAG GAGGATCGAccactttttgttcaattttgtgCCAATGATCCTGATGTGTTGTTGGAAGCTGCACGCAGGGTGGAGCCTTATTGCGATTATGTTGATATTAATCTTGG GTGTCCTCAGCGCATTGCTAAACGAGGAAACTACGGTGCTTTCTTGATGGATAACCTTCCTCTTGTGAAATCTTTAGTGGAAAAACTGGCTCTGAACCTCCAAGTTCCTGTTTCATGCAAAATTAGGCTCTTTCCAAAATTAGAGGACACATTGAAGTATGCTAGGATGCTTGAGGAGGCTGGTTGTTTGCTTTTAGCTGTTCATGGGCGAACAAGGGATGAGAAGGACGGGAGCAAATTCCGAGCGGACTGGAAAGCCATCAAGGCTGTAAAGGATGCAGTCAGAATCCCAGTTCTTGCAAACGGGAACATAAGGCATATGGATGATGTTAAAGACTGTTTGGAAGAGACTGGCGTAGAAGGGGTTCTTTCTGCGGAGACTCTGCTTGAAAATCCAGCTCTCTTTGCTGGATTTCGTACGGCTGAATGGGTGTCTGGCTGCGAAGGAGCCTTTGTAGATGGGAAATTAGACCAGGCAGATCTGTTAATCGAGTATTTGAAGCTTTGCGAAAAGTACCCTGTGCCGTGGAGAATAATACGCTCCCATGTTCATAAATTGTTGGGAGATTGGTTCAGCCTTCAGCCCCACATCAGGGAAGATTTTAATAAACAATATAAACTGACATTTGAGTTTCTCTATGACATGGTGGATCGACTTAGAGATACCGGTACAAGAATTCCACTTTATCTCAAAGATACACAAATGGAACCTATTGAAAGTTTACACAGATCAGTACAGCTATCTTCAAATGAACATTTAGAGGTTCAAAGTTAA